One Methylobacterium sp. 77 DNA window includes the following coding sequences:
- a CDS encoding NrsF family protein has protein sequence MSDPASHEHLVEDLARSLAPVRRLPGPGWRALAWSSAVLALGILLMPLSDTADLQVRLGVPDLRYAAVGAMLTSVAAAIAAFQSSVPGRSNAWALLPVPPLVLWIGVSGLGCLRSWLAPASNLAEPEEMRGCFVFLMGVSLPLSILLVLMLRRACPLNPNLTAALGGLAAAAAAAALLVPFHPHDATATDLAVHLVAVLLVVGLNGLLGGRLLDRTARSRRLRGDTKAEAGP, from the coding sequence ATGTCTGATCCGGCCAGCCATGAACATCTCGTCGAGGATCTGGCCCGGTCCCTCGCGCCAGTCCGCCGGCTGCCCGGCCCCGGATGGCGGGCTTTGGCGTGGTCTTCAGCCGTACTCGCGCTGGGGATCCTCTTGATGCCCCTGTCCGATACCGCCGATCTACAGGTCCGTCTCGGCGTTCCGGATCTGCGCTATGCCGCGGTCGGCGCGATGTTGACCAGCGTAGCGGCAGCCATTGCCGCCTTCCAAAGCAGCGTGCCGGGGCGCAGCAATGCCTGGGCGCTGCTGCCTGTCCCTCCGCTCGTACTCTGGATCGGAGTCAGCGGGCTCGGCTGCCTGCGGTCCTGGCTCGCTCCGGCCTCAAACCTGGCCGAACCGGAGGAGATGCGAGGATGCTTCGTCTTCCTGATGGGCGTTTCGCTGCCCCTCTCCATCCTGCTGGTGCTGATGCTGCGCCGGGCCTGTCCGTTGAACCCGAACCTGACGGCAGCGCTGGGCGGTCTCGCGGCTGCAGCGGCCGCGGCTGCGCTTCTGGTGCCCTTCCACCCTCACGATGCCACGGCTACGGATCTGGCGGTGCATCTCGTGGCCGTCCTCCTCGTGGTCGGGCTCAACGGTCTCCTTGGCGGTCGCCTCCTCGACCGGACAGCCCGATCCCGACGGCTGCGAGGCGACACGAAAGCGGAAGCCGGCCCGTAA
- a CDS encoding sigma-70 family RNA polymerase sigma factor translates to MASSGETALSAAMQAAQNGDAAAYRALLRDCVPVISAMARAKGVQGSGLDDVVQDTLLTIHRARATYDPTRPFLPWLRAITHRRAVDAMRHGGRRPREVHDPIAYEAHADDGPRPGHDLDLLDRRRMVAEAVAHLPAGQREAIEHIALRELSLDEASVLTGRTKGALKVNFHRALKALRASLSSSKEGTDV, encoded by the coding sequence ATGGCATCGTCAGGCGAGACCGCTCTGTCCGCCGCCATGCAGGCAGCCCAGAACGGTGATGCCGCAGCCTATCGAGCACTCCTACGCGATTGCGTTCCCGTTATTTCGGCGATGGCGAGGGCCAAGGGCGTCCAGGGTTCAGGCCTCGACGACGTGGTCCAGGACACATTGCTCACGATCCATCGGGCGCGGGCGACCTACGATCCGACCCGACCATTCTTGCCCTGGCTCCGCGCGATCACCCATCGACGCGCCGTCGATGCCATGCGCCATGGGGGGCGCCGTCCGCGCGAGGTCCACGATCCCATCGCCTATGAGGCGCACGCGGATGACGGCCCTCGGCCGGGACACGACTTGGACCTTCTCGACCGTCGGCGGATGGTCGCGGAGGCCGTCGCGCATCTCCCGGCGGGTCAGCGAGAGGCGATCGAGCATATCGCTCTCCGGGAGTTGTCGCTGGACGAGGCCTCGGTCCTCACCGGACGGACGAAAGGGGCGCTGAAGGTCAATTTTCACCGGGCTCTCAAGGCCCTGCGTGCCTCTCTCTCATCCAGCAAGGAGGGTACGGATGTCTGA
- a CDS encoding TolC family protein, giving the protein MPPLARLAGCLLAVSSLAVSGFAGPVLAGEAAPAFLGLRSSITEGLDTPAAIGLRPSIRAGLEGTAPETAAFVPDEARALWAMPPVRLPRGGARGETAILLDTVSLAIDESPLVRGAIAEKGAAEARVGKAWAAFAPVVSGNAWIGRDPFASPSFEDPGKTATLSIGLPLLDGGQRWFNKNSAENAVLAAAADVRRTKETVALDTMNAAIELDFARRQSRLLEESFRDLVRVRRAVRARVESGHANEGDIADLEAELADIARTLVAAQTSAEKSQVVLAGQLRQASPGRFVLPDLESVPRWGLDGLIRLVRTRNAGLQASWHRYNAASEARDATIGRYLPRVDFKADYRLSQNYRSFSAPQGWTVGLQLNMPIVDLGTVADIREAGAFAEAAMYRAIEEDRKVTTQLRLDWADIEASAKRGQLARRKIVALRTAYATKLDQYGIGLIPIDDVLLTRRRLILASIEEVEAGTTRFAAIARLTVTAGLLPDIARRS; this is encoded by the coding sequence ATGCCTCCGCTCGCCCGCCTCGCCGGTTGCCTCCTCGCTGTCTCCAGCTTGGCCGTTTCGGGTTTCGCCGGCCCGGTGCTCGCCGGGGAGGCGGCCCCGGCATTCCTCGGGCTGCGCTCCTCGATCACCGAAGGCCTGGACACCCCCGCCGCCATCGGCCTGCGGCCGTCGATCCGCGCGGGGCTGGAGGGCACCGCCCCTGAAACGGCGGCCTTCGTGCCCGACGAGGCACGGGCGCTGTGGGCGATGCCGCCCGTCCGCCTGCCGCGCGGCGGGGCCAGGGGGGAGACCGCCATCCTGCTCGATACCGTCTCGCTCGCCATCGACGAGAGCCCCCTGGTGCGCGGCGCCATCGCCGAGAAGGGGGCGGCCGAGGCGCGGGTCGGAAAGGCCTGGGCCGCCTTCGCGCCGGTGGTCTCGGGCAATGCCTGGATCGGGCGCGATCCGTTCGCCTCGCCCTCCTTCGAGGATCCCGGCAAGACCGCCACGCTGTCGATCGGCCTTCCGCTGCTCGATGGAGGCCAGCGCTGGTTCAACAAGAACAGCGCCGAGAACGCGGTCCTGGCCGCCGCCGCCGATGTCCGCCGCACCAAGGAGACGGTCGCCCTCGACACCATGAACGCGGCGATCGAACTCGACTTCGCCAGGCGCCAGTCGCGGCTGCTGGAAGAGAGCTTTCGCGATCTGGTGCGGGTCCGCCGGGCCGTCCGCGCCCGCGTCGAATCCGGCCATGCCAACGAGGGCGACATCGCCGACCTGGAAGCCGAACTCGCCGACATCGCCCGCACCCTGGTCGCGGCGCAGACCTCGGCCGAGAAATCCCAGGTCGTGCTCGCGGGCCAGCTGCGGCAGGCGTCTCCCGGCCGCTTCGTCCTGCCCGATCTCGAATCCGTGCCGCGCTGGGGGCTCGACGGCCTGATCCGGCTGGTGCGCACCCGCAATGCCGGCCTCCAGGCCAGCTGGCACCGATACAACGCCGCATCGGAAGCCCGCGACGCCACCATCGGGCGCTACCTGCCCCGGGTCGATTTCAAGGCCGATTACCGACTCTCGCAGAATTACCGCAGCTTCAGCGCGCCCCAGGGCTGGACCGTGGGCCTGCAACTCAACATGCCCATCGTCGACCTCGGAACCGTGGCCGACATCCGGGAGGCGGGGGCCTTCGCGGAGGCCGCGATGTACCGGGCCATTGAGGAGGACCGGAAGGTCACGACGCAATTGCGCCTCGACTGGGCGGATATCGAGGCCTCGGCCAAGCGCGGGCAGCTCGCCCGGCGCAAGATCGTCGCCCTGCGCACGGCCTATGCGACCAAGCTCGATCAGTACGGCATCGGCCTGATCCCGATCGACGACGTCCTGCTCACGCGGCGCCGCCTGATCCTGGCCTCCATCGAGGAGGTCGAGGCCGGGACCACCCGCTTCGCCGCCATCGCCCGCCTCACCGTCACGGCGGGCCTGCTGCCCGACATCGCCCGGCGAAGCTGA
- a CDS encoding HlyD family type I secretion periplasmic adaptor subunit translates to MPPDDMRGSWAEGVPTEARDILGPASHLLLGAGALFVAWSVLFPIGSAVVSDGVVIATGQNKALQHRVGGVITEIQARDGEVVASGGTVLRLDPVHDQAELTRFKGRLAILDAMRQRLEAENAYAAGGEGALQGSFNLLGLRRAVGEPPPVQVAALSASSEARPEAQLLAEQQREFERGRGAAQAEVAAMLARRDALRRRREGITERLAAVSAQLAALDRQVTAMRPVANRGHLARKVLWDAEDQLLGRRAERANLQAEERAIADEVDETQSRVRLARLADQRQTSGKLTEVIAEIGQLSDQIRAAEQAVRATDVRAPVAGTVVHSKHTTVGGVVAAGEVLAQIVPLGSELAFKARIPPTDITHVKPGQPARVKISALNARIYDDVPAEVTRVDADATIDEKTGQHYFAVEIRLNTQDYPGRALLGAGMVGQAYIEGESRTFASYLLRPLVDSLGRSFREL, encoded by the coding sequence ATGCCACCTGACGACATGCGTGGCAGCTGGGCCGAGGGCGTTCCCACGGAGGCGCGCGACATCCTCGGCCCTGCCAGCCATCTCCTGCTCGGCGCCGGCGCCCTGTTCGTGGCCTGGTCGGTCCTGTTCCCGATCGGCTCGGCAGTGGTCTCCGACGGCGTCGTCATCGCCACGGGCCAGAACAAGGCGCTTCAGCACCGGGTCGGCGGCGTCATCACCGAGATCCAGGCCCGCGATGGCGAGGTGGTCGCCTCCGGCGGCACCGTGCTGCGCCTCGATCCGGTCCACGACCAGGCGGAGCTGACCCGCTTCAAGGGGCGCCTCGCGATCCTCGACGCGATGCGCCAGCGCCTCGAAGCCGAGAACGCCTACGCCGCCGGAGGGGAGGGCGCCTTGCAGGGTTCCTTCAACCTCCTCGGCCTGCGCCGGGCCGTGGGCGAGCCCCCGCCGGTCCAGGTCGCGGCCCTGTCCGCCTCAAGCGAGGCGCGGCCGGAGGCGCAGTTGCTGGCCGAGCAGCAGCGCGAGTTCGAGCGCGGGCGCGGCGCGGCCCAGGCCGAGGTCGCGGCCATGCTCGCCCGCCGGGACGCCCTGCGGCGGCGGCGGGAGGGCATCACCGAGCGCCTCGCCGCGGTGAGCGCCCAGCTGGCGGCCCTCGACCGGCAGGTTACCGCGATGCGCCCCGTCGCCAATCGCGGCCATCTCGCCCGCAAGGTGCTGTGGGATGCCGAGGACCAGCTGCTCGGTCGCCGGGCCGAGCGCGCCAACCTGCAAGCGGAGGAGCGCGCCATCGCCGACGAGGTCGACGAGACGCAGTCCCGCGTCCGGCTGGCCCGCCTCGCCGACCAGCGCCAGACCTCCGGAAAGCTCACCGAAGTCATCGCCGAGATCGGGCAATTGTCCGACCAGATCCGCGCCGCCGAGCAGGCGGTCCGGGCCACCGACGTGCGCGCGCCCGTGGCGGGCACCGTCGTGCATTCGAAGCACACCACCGTGGGCGGCGTCGTGGCGGCCGGCGAGGTGCTGGCGCAGATCGTGCCGCTGGGCAGCGAACTCGCCTTCAAGGCGCGCATCCCGCCGACCGACATCACCCATGTCAAACCGGGCCAACCGGCGCGGGTGAAGATCTCGGCCCTGAACGCCCGCATCTACGACGACGTGCCGGCCGAGGTCACCCGCGTCGATGCCGACGCCACCATCGACGAGAAGACGGGCCAGCATTACTTCGCCGTCGAAATCCGCCTGAACACCCAGGATTATCCCGGCCGGGCGCTGCTGGGGGCCGGCATGGTCGGTCAGGCCTATATCGAGGGCGAGAGCCGCACCTTCGCCTCCTACCTGCTCCGGCCGCTGGTCGACAGCCTCGGCCGCAGCTTCCGGGAGCTGTGA
- a CDS encoding type I secretion system permease/ATPase — translation MMAAARAMMGSLWPHMRALFLYSIIANLLVIAPSLHMLQVYDRVLASRSVSTLVYLTLIVILALIVWGLADAVRGRLAVRAAARYTVSVAPKLFARLAADPKASQKSGKVLRDLSAARSFIGGRTFVALFDVPFIPFYVLIMTVLHWSLGLLTVLGIVVLGALSWLNISATEAERERSRQAENDATGFAQGAFQRVEDLRAHGMLSTFLTLWGRKTALILTECETAGAKSARYQAISKGFRQSLQVLMMAWGAFLVLHADMSAGMIFMSSMVSGKAFTPIDQVIGGWEQISRGLAAIRDIEVLTGPDKTIQARMTLPDPEGWLALDQVAYAPDPDKPDRRILTDVSLRIAPGEAVLVTGATGAGKSTLIRIMVGAITPTLGTASVDGIEQEIWSSGQWGRTVGYMPQDIEFFPGSIALNIARFDPDATEEKIVAAAKSAHAHDLIVALPDGYRTSVGNQAFALSGGQKQKIALARALYGDPRILVLDEPNASLDQQGETALLAAVIEARRRGAAVVIAAHRTSILRVVNRAYTIAEGRLQPLTLQAAPVPQPESPPDPASQPACAA, via the coding sequence ATGATGGCAGCCGCACGGGCGATGATGGGAAGCCTTTGGCCGCACATGCGCGCCCTGTTCTTGTATTCGATCATCGCTAACCTGCTCGTCATCGCTCCGTCGCTGCACATGCTGCAGGTATACGACCGCGTTCTGGCCTCGCGGTCCGTCTCGACGCTGGTTTATCTGACGCTCATCGTGATCCTGGCCCTGATCGTCTGGGGATTGGCCGACGCGGTGCGGGGACGTCTCGCGGTCCGGGCGGCCGCCCGCTACACGGTCTCGGTGGCGCCGAAGCTCTTCGCGCGCCTCGCCGCCGATCCGAAAGCCAGCCAGAAGTCCGGCAAGGTCCTGCGCGACCTCTCGGCGGCGCGCAGCTTCATCGGCGGGCGCACCTTCGTCGCCCTGTTCGACGTGCCGTTCATCCCGTTCTACGTGCTGATCATGACGGTGCTGCACTGGAGCCTCGGCCTGCTCACCGTGCTCGGCATCGTGGTTCTCGGCGCCCTCAGCTGGCTCAACATCAGCGCCACGGAGGCCGAGCGCGAGCGCAGCCGGCAGGCCGAGAACGATGCCACCGGCTTCGCGCAGGGCGCCTTCCAGCGGGTCGAGGATCTGCGCGCCCACGGCATGCTCTCGACCTTCCTGACATTGTGGGGACGGAAGACCGCCCTCATCCTCACCGAATGCGAGACGGCCGGGGCCAAATCCGCCCGTTATCAGGCCATCAGCAAGGGGTTCCGCCAGAGCCTTCAGGTGCTGATGATGGCCTGGGGCGCGTTCCTGGTGCTGCACGCCGACATGTCGGCGGGCATGATCTTCATGTCCTCCATGGTCTCGGGCAAAGCCTTCACGCCGATCGATCAGGTCATCGGCGGCTGGGAGCAGATCTCGCGCGGCCTCGCGGCGATCCGCGACATCGAGGTGCTGACCGGGCCTGACAAGACGATCCAGGCCCGGATGACCCTGCCCGACCCGGAGGGCTGGCTCGCCCTCGATCAGGTCGCCTATGCACCCGATCCGGACAAGCCAGACCGCCGCATCCTCACCGACGTCAGTCTCCGCATCGCCCCCGGCGAGGCCGTGCTGGTCACGGGGGCCACGGGGGCGGGGAAATCCACCCTGATCCGGATCATGGTCGGCGCCATCACCCCGACCCTCGGCACGGCCTCGGTGGACGGGATCGAGCAGGAGATCTGGTCCTCGGGCCAGTGGGGCCGGACCGTCGGCTACATGCCGCAGGACATCGAGTTCTTCCCCGGCTCCATCGCCCTCAACATCGCGCGCTTCGATCCCGACGCCACCGAGGAAAAGATCGTCGCGGCGGCCAAGAGCGCCCATGCCCACGACCTCATCGTGGCGCTGCCGGACGGCTACCGCACCTCCGTGGGCAACCAGGCCTTCGCGCTCTCGGGCGGGCAGAAGCAGAAGATCGCGCTCGCCCGCGCCCTCTACGGCGATCCGCGCATCCTCGTCCTCGACGAGCCCAATGCCAGCCTCGACCAGCAGGGCGAGACCGCGCTCCTGGCCGCCGTGATCGAGGCGCGGCGGCGCGGGGCGGCGGTGGTGATCGCGGCCCATCGGACCTCGATCCTGCGGGTGGTGAACCGGGCCTACACCATCGCGGAGGGCCGGCTTCAACCGCTCACCCTGCAAGCCGCCCCGGTGCCGCAGCCCGAATCCCCGCCCGATCCGGCGTCGCAGCCGGCCTGCGCGGCCTGA